From the genome of Haloterrigena sp. KLK7, one region includes:
- a CDS encoding cystathionine gamma-synthase, whose amino-acid sequence MDDSDSDGDGADDRGEREPHRIETRSIHAGQEPDPETGALMTPIHANSTYKQDAPGDHRGYEYSRTGNPTRTDLEENLASLENAEYGRAFASGMASINTVLNLLEAGDHVVTGNDVYGGTHRIFTQVYEEYDLEFSFVDMTDLDEIEAAFREETALLWLETPTNPLMSIVDIAGAAEIAHEHDALCAIDNTFATPYLQRPLDLGADIVSHSLTKYLGGHSDVVGGALLTNDEELDERLGFYQNSVGATPGPFECFLVLRGTKTLPVRMDRHCENARAIAEWLDDHPDVDRVYYPGLESHPGHEIAAEQMDDFGGMLSFELDASLAETGEVVSSTEVFTLAESLGGVESLIEQPAPMTHAAIPREERVEAGLTDGLVRVSVGIEHVDDLIGDLERAIETALH is encoded by the coding sequence ATGGACGACTCCGACAGCGACGGTGACGGCGCCGACGACCGCGGCGAGCGGGAACCACACCGAATCGAGACCCGCTCGATCCACGCCGGACAGGAGCCCGATCCCGAAACGGGCGCACTGATGACGCCGATTCACGCCAACTCCACCTACAAACAGGACGCGCCGGGCGACCACCGCGGCTACGAGTACTCCCGGACCGGGAACCCGACCCGGACGGACTTAGAGGAAAACCTCGCGAGCCTCGAGAACGCCGAGTACGGCCGCGCCTTCGCCAGCGGGATGGCCTCGATCAACACCGTGCTCAACCTCCTCGAGGCCGGGGATCACGTCGTCACTGGCAACGACGTCTACGGCGGCACCCACCGCATCTTCACGCAGGTGTACGAGGAGTACGACCTCGAGTTCTCGTTCGTCGACATGACCGACTTAGACGAGATCGAGGCGGCGTTCCGCGAGGAGACGGCGCTGCTGTGGCTCGAGACGCCGACTAATCCGCTCATGTCGATCGTCGACATCGCTGGCGCGGCCGAGATCGCCCACGAGCACGACGCGCTCTGTGCGATCGACAACACGTTCGCGACGCCGTACCTCCAGCGACCGCTCGACCTCGGCGCGGACATCGTCTCGCACTCCCTGACGAAGTATCTGGGCGGCCACTCGGACGTCGTCGGCGGTGCGCTCCTGACGAACGACGAGGAACTGGACGAGCGACTGGGCTTCTACCAGAACTCCGTCGGCGCGACGCCGGGCCCCTTCGAGTGCTTCCTCGTCCTCCGGGGCACCAAGACCCTGCCCGTCCGCATGGACCGCCACTGCGAGAACGCCCGCGCCATCGCCGAGTGGCTCGACGACCACCCCGACGTCGACCGCGTCTACTACCCCGGCCTCGAGTCTCATCCCGGCCACGAGATCGCCGCCGAGCAGATGGACGACTTCGGCGGAATGTTGAGCTTCGAACTCGACGCGAGCTTAGCGGAGACCGGCGAGGTCGTCTCGAGCACCGAGGTCTTCACGCTGGCCGAGAGCCTCGGCGGCGTCGAGAGCCTGATCGAACAGCCGGCGCCGATGACCCACGCCGCGATTCCCCGCGAGGAACGCGTCGAAGCGGGGCTCACTGACGGCCTCGTTCGCGTGAGCGTCGGCATCGAACACGTCGACGACCTGATCGGCGACCTCGAGCGAGCGATCGAGACGGCGCTCCACTAG
- a CDS encoding MBL fold metallo-hydrolase codes for MSADERDAGVHTLPITVEYGSRTITLTPTLVETERGLVLIDAGPQGALEGIRTHLRTLGYALEDIWLVVLTHHDADHAGGVDDLLEAVDAVVATHREEAPYVTGERDPIKGDGDRYPPVDVDLELAGGVRVPTLAGPMDVLETPGHAPGHISLHFPEDGLLIAGDALVADDDDGSLSGPKPEFTPDTDRALESVGELADREIDHVVCYHGGYVDRGSERIRELYERGLED; via the coding sequence ATGTCGGCAGACGAACGCGACGCGGGCGTCCATACGCTCCCGATCACGGTCGAGTACGGTAGCCGAACGATCACGCTCACTCCGACGCTCGTCGAGACCGAGCGCGGACTGGTCCTGATCGACGCCGGTCCGCAGGGCGCGCTCGAGGGCATCCGAACGCACCTCCGGACGCTCGGCTACGCCCTCGAGGACATCTGGCTCGTCGTCCTGACCCACCACGACGCCGATCACGCGGGGGGTGTCGACGACCTGCTCGAGGCCGTCGACGCGGTCGTCGCGACCCACCGCGAGGAGGCGCCGTACGTCACCGGCGAGCGCGACCCCATCAAGGGCGACGGCGACCGCTATCCCCCCGTCGACGTCGATCTGGAACTCGCCGGCGGCGTCCGGGTCCCGACCCTCGCCGGCCCGATGGACGTCCTCGAGACGCCCGGCCACGCGCCCGGACACATCTCCTTGCACTTCCCGGAGGACGGTCTGCTGATCGCCGGGGACGCCCTCGTCGCGGACGACGATGATGGCTCGCTGTCGGGTCCGAAACCCGAGTTCACGCCCGACACGGATCGCGCCCTCGAGTCGGTCGGCGAACTGGCCGACCGGGAAATCGACCACGTCGTCTGCTATCACGGCGGCTACGTCGACCGCGGGAGCGAGCGGATTCGAGAACTCTACGAGCGCGGACTCGAGGACTGA
- a CDS encoding DoxX family protein — MSFLSRSDQRSDSTVGRSDEPEAPSESDVTESTAFRVGRLLFGGILAFNAVDNLRNLEGRVAYAESKDTPLAGVSVPAISGSLLLGAVSIVFWRAPAAGAAAIASFLIGTTPIMHDFWNEDDPQQQQQEMTHFLKNAALLGAALAFLGIGQRGR; from the coding sequence ATGAGCTTCCTCTCCCGATCGGATCAGCGAAGCGACAGCACCGTCGGCCGGTCCGACGAACCCGAAGCGCCGTCGGAATCGGACGTCACCGAGAGCACGGCGTTCCGCGTCGGACGGCTCCTCTTCGGCGGTATCCTCGCGTTCAACGCCGTCGATAACCTCCGGAACCTCGAGGGGCGAGTCGCCTACGCCGAGTCCAAGGACACGCCGCTGGCCGGCGTTTCGGTGCCGGCGATCAGCGGCAGTCTGCTGCTGGGCGCCGTCAGCATCGTCTTCTGGCGGGCGCCGGCGGCGGGCGCCGCGGCGATCGCCAGCTTTCTCATCGGAACGACGCCGATCATGCACGACTTCTGGAACGAGGACGATCCCCAACAGCAACAACAGGAGATGACGCACTTCCTGAAGAACGCCGCGCTGCTGGGCGCCGCGCTCGCGTTCCTCGGGATCGGGCAACGCGGCCGGTAA
- a CDS encoding GNAT family N-acetyltransferase: protein MTRDRRVRRFRSADAARVREIHEAAMRDVGAYVEDVPDEDLEAISETYLEAGGEFLVGEREGRIVAMGAFRPLDETDFAAQVVPDLPESTVELTRMRVDPDHQRRGYGQQIAEELERRARERGVHCIVLDTMPILTAARRLYEKLGFEEAARERVEGFDEPLELLFYRKSLCGND, encoded by the coding sequence ATGACGCGCGACCGTCGCGTTCGTCGGTTCCGATCGGCGGACGCCGCCCGCGTCCGAGAGATCCACGAGGCGGCCATGCGAGACGTCGGCGCCTACGTCGAGGACGTCCCGGACGAGGACCTCGAGGCGATCAGCGAGACCTACCTCGAGGCGGGCGGCGAGTTCCTCGTCGGCGAACGTGAGGGACGAATCGTCGCGATGGGGGCGTTCCGACCGCTCGACGAGACGGATTTCGCCGCGCAGGTCGTCCCCGACCTCCCCGAGTCGACGGTCGAACTAACCAGAATGCGCGTCGATCCGGACCACCAGCGACGGGGCTACGGGCAGCAGATCGCCGAGGAACTCGAGCGCCGTGCCCGCGAGCGAGGCGTTCACTGCATCGTCCTCGATACGATGCCGATCCTGACCGCGGCGCGTCGACTCTACGAGAAACTGGGATTCGAGGAGGCGGCCCGCGAGCGAGTCGAGGGATTCGACGAGCCGCTCGAACTGCTATTCTACCGGAAATCGCTGTGCGGTAACGACTGA
- the mutS gene encoding DNA mismatch repair protein MutS → MDPALGPPEQMAEKRDELTPMMAQYHDLCARYDDAIVLFQVGDFYETFCGAAERTARLLEIALTSREDSTGEYPMAGIPIDNAESYIEELLEAGYRVAVADQVEEPGETSGVVERAVTRVITPGTLTEDELLSSDDNNFVAAIAREGDRLGLALLDVSTGDFYATSATAAESIADEVSRFAPSEAVVGPDAPADPVPDDCMVTPFDVRAFDGERAKEKVSAYFRNPDALLAGDAELRACGALLAYAEYVRGGEHEGERGEADDEERVEAVFEGDADQRLEYITQLTRYDPREYLLLDAVALRSLELFEPRTVHGRDDATLVGVLDETASALGGRKLRDWIRRPLLDPNRIEARHDAVAELKSAVRRRERLHDSLREVYDLERLIGRISRERANARDLRSLRDTLAVVPEIREQLADADCERLRELHATLDPLTDVRELIEDAVVEEPPIEITEGGIIAEGYDEDLDDLRGTARDGKQWIDDLEERERERTGIDSLKVGHNSVHGYYIEVTNPNLDAVPENYQRRQTLKNSERFVTPKLKEREDEIVGAQQRADEREYELFREVRSEIAAEVERVQNLADAIARLDALVSLATVAAQYDYCRPEMLERDGREGLEIDIEGGRHPVVERTQESFVPNDARLTNGRRLAVITGPNMSGKSTYMRQVAQIVLLAQIGSFVPARSARLTPVDRIFTRVGASDDIAGGRSTFMVEMDELATILREADERSLVLLDEVGRGTSTADGLAIAQAITEHIHDRVGATTLFATHHHPLTELTDDLEAAFTLHFEVDQAEGEVVFHHEIAPGAATGSYGVEVATAAGVPEDVVERSRELVAEAAGDGSGEDETIDERAETGEPDAPGETTDVEATAAATADGGDIPTDVAAELRALDLAHLTPVEALTELDRLKRLLED, encoded by the coding sequence ATGGATCCGGCGCTTGGCCCTCCCGAACAGATGGCCGAGAAGCGCGACGAGCTGACGCCGATGATGGCGCAGTACCACGACCTCTGTGCCCGCTACGACGACGCTATCGTGCTCTTTCAGGTGGGGGACTTCTACGAGACCTTCTGCGGCGCCGCCGAGCGAACCGCTCGCCTGCTCGAGATCGCACTGACCAGCCGCGAGGACAGCACCGGCGAGTACCCGATGGCCGGCATCCCGATCGACAACGCCGAGTCGTACATCGAGGAGCTGCTCGAGGCCGGCTACCGCGTCGCCGTCGCGGACCAGGTCGAAGAACCCGGCGAGACCTCCGGCGTGGTCGAGCGCGCGGTCACGCGCGTGATCACGCCCGGGACGCTCACCGAGGACGAACTGCTCTCGAGCGACGACAACAACTTCGTCGCCGCGATCGCCCGCGAGGGCGACCGCCTCGGACTGGCCCTGCTCGACGTCTCGACGGGCGACTTCTACGCGACGAGCGCGACCGCGGCCGAGTCGATCGCCGACGAGGTGAGCCGCTTCGCCCCCTCGGAGGCCGTCGTCGGCCCCGACGCGCCGGCCGACCCCGTTCCCGACGACTGCATGGTGACGCCGTTCGACGTGCGAGCGTTCGACGGCGAACGGGCGAAGGAGAAGGTCTCGGCGTACTTCCGCAACCCCGACGCCCTGCTCGCCGGGGACGCCGAACTCCGGGCCTGCGGCGCGCTGCTCGCGTACGCCGAGTACGTCCGCGGCGGCGAGCACGAGGGCGAACGCGGCGAGGCCGACGACGAGGAGCGGGTCGAAGCGGTCTTCGAGGGCGACGCGGACCAGCGCCTCGAGTACATCACCCAGCTCACCAGGTACGATCCGCGAGAGTACCTGCTGTTAGACGCCGTCGCCCTGCGCAGCCTCGAGCTGTTCGAACCCCGAACCGTCCACGGTCGGGACGACGCCACGCTCGTCGGCGTGCTCGACGAGACCGCCAGCGCGCTGGGCGGCCGCAAACTGCGGGACTGGATTCGGCGGCCGCTGCTCGATCCGAACCGGATCGAGGCCCGCCACGACGCGGTCGCCGAGTTGAAATCGGCCGTCCGGCGGCGCGAACGGCTCCACGACAGCCTGCGGGAGGTCTACGACCTCGAGCGACTGATCGGGCGTATCTCCCGCGAACGGGCCAATGCGCGGGACCTGCGCTCGCTGCGCGATACGCTGGCGGTCGTGCCCGAGATCCGGGAGCAGTTGGCCGACGCCGACTGCGAGCGCCTGCGAGAACTCCACGCGACCCTCGATCCGCTCACGGACGTCCGCGAGTTGATCGAGGACGCCGTCGTCGAGGAACCGCCGATCGAGATCACCGAGGGCGGGATCATCGCGGAGGGGTACGACGAAGATCTGGACGACCTCCGGGGGACCGCCCGCGACGGGAAACAGTGGATCGACGACCTCGAGGAGCGCGAGCGCGAGCGGACGGGCATCGACTCGCTGAAGGTCGGCCACAACTCGGTCCACGGCTACTACATCGAGGTGACGAACCCGAACCTCGATGCCGTCCCCGAGAACTACCAGCGCCGGCAGACGCTGAAGAACTCCGAGCGGTTCGTCACACCGAAGCTCAAAGAGCGCGAGGACGAGATCGTCGGCGCCCAGCAGCGGGCCGACGAGCGCGAGTACGAACTCTTCCGCGAGGTCCGCAGCGAAATCGCCGCCGAGGTCGAGCGCGTCCAGAACCTCGCCGACGCGATCGCGAGGCTGGACGCGCTCGTCTCGCTCGCGACCGTTGCGGCCCAGTACGACTACTGCCGGCCCGAGATGCTCGAGCGCGACGGGCGCGAGGGCCTCGAGATCGACATCGAGGGCGGCCGCCACCCGGTCGTCGAGCGGACCCAGGAGTCGTTCGTCCCCAACGACGCGCGCCTGACGAACGGCCGGCGGCTGGCGGTGATCACGGGTCCCAACATGTCGGGGAAGTCGACCTACATGCGGCAGGTGGCCCAGATCGTCCTGCTCGCGCAGATCGGTAGCTTCGTGCCCGCCCGTTCGGCCAGGCTGACGCCAGTCGATCGGATCTTCACTCGCGTCGGCGCCAGCGACGACATCGCTGGCGGCCGGTCGACGTTCATGGTCGAGATGGACGAACTCGCGACCATTCTGCGCGAGGCCGACGAGCGCTCGCTGGTCCTGCTCGACGAGGTGGGCCGGGGGACGTCGACCGCCGACGGCCTCGCCATCGCGCAGGCGATCACCGAGCACATCCACGATCGGGTCGGCGCGACGACGCTGTTCGCGACCCACCACCACCCGCTGACCGAACTGACCGACGACCTCGAGGCCGCGTTCACGCTCCACTTCGAGGTCGACCAGGCCGAGGGCGAGGTCGTCTTCCACCACGAGATCGCCCCCGGTGCGGCGACGGGGTCGTACGGCGTCGAGGTAGCGACCGCGGCGGGCGTTCCCGAGGACGTGGTCGAGCGCTCGAGAGAACTGGTCGCGGAAGCGGCCGGCGACGGATCCGGCGAAGACGAGACGATCGACGAGCGAGCCGAGACCGGCGAGCCGGACGCTCCCGGCGAAACTACCGACGTCGAGGCGACTGCTGCGGCCACTGCAGATGGCGGTGATATCCCGACCGACGTGGCCGCCGAACTCCGAGCGCTGGACCTCGCCCACCTCACCCCCGTCGAGGCGCTGACGGAACTCGATCGGTTGAAGCGACTGCTCGAAGACTGA
- a CDS encoding winged helix-turn-helix transcriptional regulator → MATRSSTASRVLVCLVALLVCGAWTVGIVAAATGGSASLETDDGSLTGTVDETDDEIENATNDTDSEIENATNETTDGSQNATDDTTDGTGEAVDETTDEIDETVDEPTDPLENGTETATDVADTITDETTDTVDNVTNETAGTVDRTLDNSSGAVAGSGELNGSIGSGSVDLEASASASTGSSDDTDEGDTAGATDSAGGVGGGGAVPDGSSSATDAVLVGLLGTITAAGAASAAGGAAGAGAGVGASTGAAAGSAGAAGTSAGGAAAGGATGLAAKWLGQSSVLRYLRRVGSLVPWKLVPIFRYSRYDDSDPLENDRRRTIYETVADDPGCYLSEVSERSGVALSTVRHHVRVLEEEGLVAAAKVNGKRRYFLEDDGMTADDGDAIADVELHAALAEPAKREVLETLADLGSAPNGRLADELERDPSTVSHHLSALEEDGLVVREKDGRSVVNELVPAVETTLRSEDAALEDVSAETSASAPADD, encoded by the coding sequence ATGGCCACCCGTTCGTCGACCGCGAGTCGCGTCCTCGTCTGTCTCGTCGCCCTCCTCGTCTGCGGCGCTTGGACGGTCGGGATCGTCGCCGCCGCGACCGGCGGGTCCGCCTCGCTCGAGACCGACGACGGTTCGCTCACGGGGACCGTCGACGAGACGGACGACGAGATCGAGAACGCGACGAACGATACTGATAGCGAGATCGAGAACGCGACGAACGAGACGACCGACGGGAGTCAAAACGCGACCGATGACACGACTGACGGGACCGGTGAGGCGGTCGACGAGACGACCGACGAAATCGACGAAACCGTCGACGAACCCACCGATCCCCTCGAGAACGGGACCGAAACGGCGACGGACGTGGCCGACACGATCACCGACGAAACGACCGATACAGTCGACAACGTCACCAATGAGACGGCCGGGACGGTCGACCGAACGCTCGATAACTCGAGCGGCGCCGTCGCCGGTAGCGGCGAACTCAACGGATCGATCGGATCGGGGTCCGTCGATCTCGAGGCGTCGGCGTCCGCGTCGACCGGCTCGAGCGACGACACGGACGAGGGCGATACCGCGGGCGCGACCGATTCCGCCGGCGGTGTCGGCGGCGGTGGCGCGGTCCCCGACGGCTCCTCGTCGGCGACTGACGCCGTCCTCGTCGGCCTGCTCGGGACGATCACCGCCGCGGGGGCCGCCAGCGCCGCCGGCGGGGCGGCCGGAGCCGGCGCCGGTGTCGGTGCGAGTACCGGAGCCGCTGCGGGGTCGGCCGGCGCCGCCGGCACTAGCGCAGGCGGCGCCGCGGCCGGCGGCGCGACCGGCCTCGCTGCGAAGTGGCTCGGTCAGTCGTCGGTCCTCCGGTACCTCCGGCGGGTCGGGTCGCTCGTCCCGTGGAAACTCGTCCCGATCTTCAGGTACAGCCGCTACGACGATTCGGACCCGCTCGAGAACGATCGGCGGCGGACGATCTACGAGACCGTCGCGGACGATCCCGGCTGTTACCTCTCGGAAGTCAGCGAGCGCAGCGGCGTCGCCCTCTCGACGGTCCGCCACCACGTCCGCGTCCTCGAGGAGGAGGGGCTGGTCGCCGCGGCCAAGGTCAACGGCAAGCGCCGGTACTTCCTCGAAGACGACGGGATGACGGCCGACGACGGCGACGCGATCGCCGACGTCGAACTCCACGCCGCCCTCGCGGAGCCGGCCAAACGCGAGGTGCTCGAGACGCTCGCCGACCTCGGGTCGGCGCCGAACGGCCGTCTCGCCGACGAACTCGAGCGCGACCCGAGTACCGTCTCCCACCACCTCTCGGCGCTCGAGGAGGACGGGCTGGTCGTCCGCGAGAAGGACGGTCGGTCGGTCGTCAACGAACTCGTGCCCGCGGTCGAAACGACCCTGCGAAGCGAGGACGCGGCGCTCGAGGACGTATCGGCCGAGACGTCGGCATCGGCGCCCGCCGACGACTGA
- a CDS encoding YihY/virulence factor BrkB family protein, which yields MGRLAEAIESAATVVRVVYEQDVKYPAAALAYYAFVAFIPLLMLLFALVGERLVTRIHGTTPEFLTPGAQRLVYEATTTATGRTWAALFAVGVLAWSSANVAVGFLAVVERIERVPERPLGSQVRDAVVVLGSIGLAIVAIVGTSALFPLPPVGPVAGLSGVVVLVLALTVAFLPMYYVPSRSATTPSAALPGALVTAFGWTLVHTGVHYYAANAGRYAIYGVLSGVIIILTSLYLAAVLLMVGIVVNATLEAPGTSRLGT from the coding sequence ATGGGGCGCCTGGCCGAGGCGATCGAGTCCGCGGCAACGGTCGTCCGGGTCGTCTACGAGCAAGACGTCAAGTATCCCGCGGCCGCGCTCGCGTACTACGCGTTTGTCGCGTTCATCCCCTTGCTCATGCTCCTGTTCGCGCTCGTCGGCGAGCGGCTCGTCACCCGGATTCACGGCACGACACCGGAATTTCTCACGCCCGGCGCCCAGCGGCTGGTCTACGAGGCGACGACGACCGCGACGGGACGAACCTGGGCGGCGCTGTTCGCGGTCGGCGTCCTCGCCTGGAGTAGTGCGAACGTCGCCGTCGGTTTCCTAGCGGTCGTCGAGCGTATCGAGCGGGTACCCGAGCGTCCGCTCGGAAGCCAGGTTCGCGACGCCGTCGTCGTCCTCGGCTCTATCGGACTGGCGATCGTCGCGATCGTCGGGACGAGCGCGCTGTTCCCGCTGCCGCCCGTCGGGCCGGTCGCCGGACTCTCGGGAGTCGTCGTCCTCGTTCTCGCGCTCACCGTCGCCTTCCTGCCGATGTACTACGTCCCGTCGCGGTCGGCGACTACGCCGTCGGCCGCGCTCCCGGGAGCACTCGTGACCGCGTTCGGCTGGACGCTCGTTCACACCGGGGTCCACTATTACGCCGCCAACGCCGGCCGATACGCGATATACGGTGTGCTCAGCGGTGTCATTATCATCCTCACGAGTCTCTATCTCGCAGCCGTCCTGCTCATGGTCGGGATCGTCGTCAACGCGACCCTCGAGGCGCCGGGGACGTCACGACTCGGTACGTGA
- a CDS encoding CHY zinc finger protein, giving the protein MSDPSVRGVDVGSETRCDHYHTDRDVVAFKFACCERYYPCYRCHEETTDHDAVPWPRDRFDDPSVLCGVCETELTVPVYLEADYRCPSCDAAFNPGCSAHADRYFETTDAIE; this is encoded by the coding sequence GTGTCTGACCCATCCGTTCGCGGCGTCGACGTCGGTTCCGAGACCCGGTGTGACCACTACCACACCGATCGCGACGTCGTCGCCTTCAAATTCGCCTGCTGCGAGCGCTACTATCCCTGTTACCGCTGTCACGAGGAGACGACGGACCACGACGCCGTTCCGTGGCCGCGCGATCGCTTCGACGACCCGTCGGTGCTGTGTGGCGTCTGCGAGACGGAACTGACCGTTCCAGTGTACCTCGAGGCCGACTACCGGTGTCCGTCCTGTGACGCGGCATTCAATCCGGGCTGTAGTGCGCACGCCGATCGCTATTTCGAGACGACCGACGCCATCGAGTGA
- the gvpO gene encoding gas vesicle protein GvpO, halophile-type has product MAEADTQQSAEQAQDQCRALTEDGERCSRPAQEDGFCYQHDESDPTVSDSQAVEDEQDEAAQDDERQSQAQSQELGAVDMTGEEKTDPEEVDADVDTDHDEIAGVLAVRRTVQSTAGELIGREFDAVSEISPTDDGWRAVVEVVERRAVPDTQDIVGRYEIELDENATVHGYRRLDRYRRGDTTSFE; this is encoded by the coding sequence ATGGCCGAAGCCGATACCCAGCAATCAGCGGAGCAAGCGCAGGACCAGTGTCGGGCGCTGACCGAGGACGGCGAGCGCTGTTCGCGGCCGGCCCAGGAGGACGGCTTCTGCTATCAGCACGACGAGAGTGATCCAACCGTGAGTGACAGTCAAGCAGTCGAAGACGAACAGGACGAAGCGGCACAGGACGACGAACGGCAGTCGCAGGCCCAGAGCCAGGAACTGGGTGCGGTCGACATGACCGGCGAGGAGAAGACCGATCCCGAGGAAGTAGACGCCGACGTCGACACCGATCACGACGAGATCGCGGGCGTCCTCGCGGTTCGCCGGACCGTCCAGTCGACCGCCGGCGAACTCATCGGCCGGGAGTTCGACGCCGTCAGCGAGATCTCGCCGACCGACGACGGCTGGCGCGCGGTCGTCGAAGTCGTCGAGCGGCGGGCCGTCCCCGACACGCAGGACATCGTCGGTCGCTACGAGATCGAACTCGACGAGAACGCGACCGTCCACGGCTACCGTCGTCTCGACCGCTACCGGCGCGGCGATACGACGTCGTTCGAGTGA